The following proteins are encoded in a genomic region of Dyadobacter sp. UC 10:
- a CDS encoding bestrophin family protein — protein MLLKKNIPIRYIFGKIKYEIFFVTIYGVAIEIIYQNFHITNISIPMTVPTVLGTIISLLLAFRSNQAYDRWWEARIIWGAIVNDSRTLARQIISLMEEPYDSESIDGFKKRMIKRQIAWCYALGKGLRKDDPLPLISKFVTEEEYEYVKDYDNKHVGLLQLHARDLKNALKQGWVNPYQQIEIDGTLTRLCDAMGKCERIKNTVFPSTYSLYIHLALHFFILLLPFGLVQLFGFLMVPVLIVITACFFLIEKMAIHLQDPFENKPTDTPVMTISRNIERDLKQMMRDDQVPVVYTPDKFYIL, from the coding sequence ATGCTGCTCAAAAAGAACATTCCGATCCGATATATTTTCGGTAAAATAAAATATGAGATATTTTTTGTGACAATTTATGGTGTGGCGATAGAAATCATTTACCAGAACTTTCACATCACCAATATCTCCATTCCGATGACGGTTCCCACGGTTTTGGGGACGATCATATCCCTGCTGCTGGCATTCCGCTCCAACCAGGCGTACGACCGCTGGTGGGAAGCGCGGATCATCTGGGGAGCAATTGTCAACGATTCGCGCACCCTGGCCCGCCAGATCATTTCGCTGATGGAAGAGCCTTATGATTCTGAAAGTATCGACGGTTTTAAAAAGCGGATGATCAAAAGACAGATTGCCTGGTGCTATGCTTTGGGAAAAGGGCTGCGCAAGGATGACCCGCTTCCGCTGATCAGCAAATTCGTGACCGAAGAGGAATACGAATATGTAAAGGATTATGACAACAAGCACGTCGGACTACTCCAGTTACATGCCCGCGATCTTAAAAATGCGTTGAAGCAGGGCTGGGTGAATCCTTATCAGCAAATCGAAATTGATGGTACCCTGACCCGCCTTTGCGACGCAATGGGAAAATGTGAGCGTATCAAGAATACGGTTTTCCCTTCGACTTATAGTTTATATATCCATCTTGCATTGCACTTCTTCATCTTACTATTGCCTTTCGGGCTGGTGCAGCTATTTGGTTTTCTGATGGTTCCGGTGTTGATCGTGATTACTGCCTGCTTCTTTTTGATCGAGAAAATGGCTATTCACCTGCAAGATCCATTTGAAAACAAACCAACAGATACGCCGGTGATGACCATTTCGCGGAACATCGAACGTGACCTGAAACAAATGATGCGCGACGATCAGGTTCCGGTGGTTTACACGCCCGATAAATTTTACATCCTGTAA
- a CDS encoding HAMP domain-containing sensor histidine kinase, with product MKIQNKIALLFTLLSASIIVALSVFVYIFASESISSSFYHRLEVRSDIIGHAILEENESRKPIYYDIKKRHLGDLAFEKHKVLLSVADPKARPRLPLPESFYEELLQNNEARFFANDTSYVGRRIVDGDKKIVVISSAVDLYGLAEMENLKNLLVTGFLISLVFIFTFGKLFSDEIFKPIRRIIRNVKGINAHNLHQRLVIDNSDDDIEDLSRTFNDMLDRLEITFEIQNNFVSNASHEFKTPLTVITGEAELGLSVPSLPENARQSLHNIYKESEKLEHLTSSMLSLAQTGFDGKKEEWGWLRIDELILSVKEAADKINADNRVSINFDLLPENEEKLVVNGNKVLLKAAFTNIVLNSCKYSDNKPVEIIISSDQHDAIVEIVDEGIGIPDREIGQIFVPFFRASNTERYKGYGIGLPLAHNIIRMHEGKVDVQSKVGAGTRFKTFLPFRKARL from the coding sequence ATGAAGATTCAAAATAAGATTGCATTACTTTTCACATTACTGTCGGCGAGTATTATAGTCGCGCTGAGCGTATTCGTCTACATTTTTGCTTCCGAAAGTATTTCATCCAGCTTCTACCACCGGCTCGAAGTGCGCTCTGATATCATCGGTCACGCGATCCTGGAAGAGAATGAATCGCGAAAGCCAATTTATTATGATATCAAAAAAAGGCACCTGGGCGACCTTGCTTTTGAAAAACATAAAGTACTGCTATCGGTCGCGGATCCCAAAGCACGGCCCAGGCTGCCCTTACCGGAGAGTTTTTATGAAGAATTGCTGCAAAACAATGAAGCCCGATTTTTCGCAAATGATACTTCCTATGTAGGCAGAAGGATTGTCGATGGTGATAAAAAGATTGTTGTTATTTCGTCGGCGGTGGACCTTTATGGGTTGGCGGAAATGGAAAATCTTAAAAACCTGCTCGTGACCGGTTTCCTGATTTCGCTGGTTTTTATTTTTACTTTCGGCAAGCTTTTTTCTGATGAGATCTTCAAGCCAATCCGTCGGATTATCCGCAATGTGAAGGGGATCAATGCCCATAACCTGCACCAGCGTCTCGTGATCGACAACAGTGACGATGATATTGAGGACCTTTCGAGGACTTTCAATGATATGCTCGACCGGCTGGAAATTACCTTTGAAATACAGAATAACTTCGTCAGCAATGCCTCGCATGAATTCAAAACGCCACTTACGGTAATCACGGGCGAGGCCGAGCTGGGACTGAGCGTTCCGTCGCTACCCGAAAATGCGCGGCAATCGCTCCACAATATATATAAGGAATCCGAAAAGCTCGAACACCTGACGAGCAGCATGCTAAGCCTTGCCCAGACGGGATTTGACGGGAAGAAGGAAGAATGGGGGTGGCTGCGCATCGATGAGCTGATTTTATCTGTAAAGGAGGCGGCGGACAAGATTAATGCCGATAACAGGGTAAGCATTAACTTCGATCTGCTTCCGGAGAATGAAGAAAAGCTGGTTGTTAACGGGAATAAAGTGCTTTTGAAAGCTGCATTTACGAACATTGTCCTGAACAGTTGTAAATATTCCGACAACAAGCCGGTCGAGATCATCATCAGCTCCGACCAGCATGATGCAATCGTTGAAATTGTAGATGAAGGAATCGGCATACCGGATCGGGAAATCGGGCAGATCTTCGTGCCGTTTTTCCGGGCATCCAATACCGAACGCTACAAAGGCTACGGGATCGGCCTGCCGCTGGCGCACAATATCATCCGCATGCACGAGGGCAAGGTCGATGTGCAAAGCAAAGTAGGTGCCGGCACCCGCTTCAAAACGTTTCTTCCATTCAGAAAAGCCCGTCTCTAA
- a CDS encoding response regulator transcription factor, with protein sequence MKILLIEDDPGVISVIQRGLSASGYEITIAMDGKSGLEMALQHSFDIVVLDLMIPMINGMEVCRRLRNAQFIKPILMLTALGTTENIVSGLDAGADDYMTKPFKLAELEARLRTLTRRGKEVEKKEGILSLGDLTLDKVTKTVKRGSATIDLTATEFRLLEYLLSNTNRVLNRIEILENVWDINFNLGTNVVDVYINYLRKKIDKNHDVKLIHTVFGMGYVVRQAYEDSK encoded by the coding sequence ATGAAGATTCTGCTTATTGAGGACGATCCGGGTGTCATTTCCGTGATTCAGCGCGGATTATCCGCTTCGGGATATGAGATTACAATTGCGATGGACGGAAAGTCGGGGCTGGAAATGGCGCTTCAACATAGTTTCGATATTGTGGTCCTCGACCTGATGATCCCGATGATCAACGGAATGGAGGTATGCCGCAGACTGCGAAACGCCCAGTTTATAAAACCGATACTGATGCTCACCGCGCTCGGGACCACCGAAAACATTGTTTCAGGCCTCGACGCAGGTGCTGACGATTACATGACAAAACCTTTCAAGCTCGCCGAGTTGGAAGCCCGCCTGCGGACCCTTACGCGCAGGGGAAAAGAAGTGGAGAAAAAGGAAGGGATACTAAGCCTGGGCGACCTTACGCTCGACAAAGTAACGAAGACCGTTAAAAGGGGCTCCGCCACCATTGATCTTACCGCGACAGAGTTCCGTTTGCTGGAATATCTGCTCTCCAATACCAACAGGGTACTGAACCGGATCGAAATCCTGGAAAATGTCTGGGACATCAACTTCAACCTGGGTACCAACGTCGTCGACGTTTACATCAACTATCTAAGGAAAAAAATAGATAAAAACCACGATGTAAAGCTTATTCATACCGTTTTCGGAATGGGCTATGTGGTGCGTCAGGCCTATGAAGATTCAAAATAA
- a CDS encoding transcriptional regulator, with protein METTVYESRAKEMIIEIRKIIEVKGLNLNTALEEAGISASTADNILNQGAIPSLSEFLALCEISGITIHLPSIETPNTAM; from the coding sequence ATGGAAACGACAGTGTATGAATCCCGCGCAAAGGAAATGATCATCGAGATCAGGAAGATCATTGAAGTAAAAGGTCTCAATCTCAATACTGCGCTGGAAGAAGCCGGCATTTCTGCAAGTACCGCCGACAACATATTGAATCAGGGCGCCATTCCGTCCCTGTCCGAGTTTCTGGCGCTCTGCGAAATTTCAGGAATCACCATTCACCTGCCCTCTATCGAAACGCCAAACACGGCTATGTAA
- a CDS encoding aldo/keto reductase produces MSTTRENPATFRIAGEIEVNRLGYGGMQLTGKGVWGDTPDRENAKKVLQEAVAAGVNFIDTADSYGPHTNEVLIADALHPYPQNLLIATKGGLDRTGPNKWPVNGDPKHIRETIDGSLQRLKLDVIDLWQLHRFDARFPVEETLGPVADAVAAGKIRHVGLSEVDVEQIKRAAKVLPIVSVQNLYNLGDRQWEEVLDYTTEQGMAFIPWFPLASGPDKLRAKIEKIAAAYNATTAQIALAWLLKRAPNILLIPGTSSLEHLYENLKAGEIELSDEDFRALSE; encoded by the coding sequence ATGAGTACAACAAGAGAAAATCCAGCCACATTTCGTATTGCTGGGGAAATTGAGGTCAACAGACTCGGTTACGGGGGAATGCAGCTCACTGGCAAAGGTGTCTGGGGCGATACGCCCGACCGGGAGAATGCAAAAAAGGTATTACAGGAAGCGGTCGCAGCCGGCGTCAACTTTATTGACACTGCCGATTCGTACGGCCCGCACACCAACGAGGTACTGATTGCCGATGCATTGCATCCCTATCCGCAAAACCTGCTCATCGCCACCAAAGGCGGCCTCGACCGTACGGGACCAAATAAATGGCCGGTCAACGGAGATCCGAAGCATATTCGGGAAACGATCGACGGAAGTTTGCAACGCCTTAAACTGGACGTGATCGATCTCTGGCAATTGCACCGTTTCGACGCTCGCTTTCCCGTTGAAGAAACACTGGGGCCGGTAGCCGACGCCGTCGCAGCCGGAAAGATCCGGCATGTGGGCCTTTCGGAGGTAGATGTCGAGCAGATAAAGCGTGCAGCAAAAGTGCTGCCTATTGTGTCCGTTCAGAATTTGTATAATCTGGGAGACAGGCAGTGGGAAGAGGTGCTCGACTACACTACTGAGCAGGGAATGGCTTTTATTCCCTGGTTTCCGCTTGCTTCCGGGCCAGACAAGCTGAGAGCCAAGATCGAAAAGATCGCGGCAGCTTATAACGCAACCACCGCGCAGATCGCGCTGGCCTGGCTGCTGAAACGGGCACCGAATATTCTATTGATACCTGGCACCAGCTCGCTGGAACATTTGTACGAGAATCTGAAAGCAGGCGAAATTGAGCTTTCGGACGAAGATTTCAGGGCACTTTCCGAGTAG
- a CDS encoding amidohydrolase family protein, with the protein MKRCLFLIWIGFTGHVAFAQEPVSNADREIVFKSVNVIPMDKETVLQNQTVVVKGGKITALGNDASVKFGKEALVINAAGKYLAPGWSEMHAHVPTVDDLAPMKDVLMLYLANGITTIRGMLGNAKHLELREKVRNGEILGPNFYTTGPAFSGQSVKTAERGIEMVREEKQAGYDYLKLLPGLTKQTFPGIAETSAELGIPMVGHVSFNVGVWAAIDANQSSIDHLDGFVEAITPGIDTLVEQETGLFGAWIAYSADTTKIPKLIQALKAKNVRVVPTQAIAERWLSPLPADSYANDDDLKYMKPEEIKNWMNAKNSYYTNPKFNKERAEAFIAIRRKLILACQKGGVELLLGCDAPQVLNVPGFAIHHEMKYLTEAGLSPFETLKTGTVNVAKYLKKDNSGSIKKGNVSDLVLLAGNPLEDIGQTRNVEGVMIGSRWLSKEFLQKELAKLEKK; encoded by the coding sequence ATGAAACGTTGCCTGTTTTTAATATGGATCGGATTTACGGGTCATGTGGCTTTTGCCCAGGAACCTGTCAGTAACGCGGACCGGGAGATCGTTTTCAAATCCGTAAACGTGATTCCGATGGACAAAGAGACCGTGCTGCAAAATCAGACTGTGGTGGTGAAAGGAGGAAAGATCACGGCACTTGGAAATGACGCGTCGGTCAAATTCGGGAAAGAGGCATTGGTAATTAATGCGGCTGGGAAATATCTGGCACCAGGCTGGTCGGAAATGCATGCGCACGTGCCTACGGTCGACGATCTGGCACCAATGAAAGATGTGCTGATGCTCTACCTGGCCAATGGGATCACAACGATCCGCGGCATGCTTGGCAATGCAAAGCATCTGGAGTTACGGGAGAAAGTCAGGAACGGCGAGATACTGGGCCCTAATTTTTACACGACCGGACCGGCATTCAGCGGGCAGTCTGTCAAAACTGCGGAAAGAGGTATTGAAATGGTTCGCGAGGAAAAGCAGGCGGGTTATGACTATTTGAAGCTGCTGCCGGGGCTCACCAAGCAAACGTTTCCCGGGATTGCAGAAACGTCCGCCGAGCTGGGTATCCCGATGGTTGGCCATGTGTCATTCAATGTGGGCGTTTGGGCTGCTATTGATGCAAATCAATCTTCTATCGATCACCTCGACGGTTTCGTGGAAGCGATCACACCGGGAATTGATACGTTGGTCGAGCAGGAAACCGGCCTATTCGGCGCGTGGATTGCCTATTCGGCCGACACTACTAAAATCCCGAAACTGATCCAGGCGTTAAAAGCGAAGAATGTGCGCGTTGTGCCCACGCAGGCGATCGCCGAGCGCTGGCTTTCGCCATTGCCGGCAGACAGTTATGCGAATGACGACGATCTGAAATATATGAAACCGGAAGAGATCAAAAACTGGATGAATGCGAAGAATAGCTATTACACCAATCCCAAATTTAATAAAGAGAGAGCGGAAGCATTTATCGCAATCAGGCGAAAGCTGATACTGGCGTGCCAAAAAGGTGGGGTAGAGCTGCTGCTTGGCTGTGACGCGCCGCAGGTTTTGAATGTCCCCGGTTTCGCGATCCATCATGAGATGAAATACCTGACAGAAGCAGGATTGTCGCCTTTTGAGACGCTTAAAACGGGTACGGTCAATGTGGCTAAGTATCTGAAAAAAGATAATTCCGGGTCGATTAAAAAGGGAAATGTGTCCGATCTGGTATTGCTGGCGGGAAATCCGCTCGAAGATATTGGTCAGACAAGAAATGTAGAGGGCGTCATGATCGGTTCGAGATGGCTGTCAAAGGAATTTCTGCAAAAGGAGCTGGCTAAGCTTGAAAAGAAGTAA
- a CDS encoding Gfo/Idh/MocA family protein → MKDTQDNRRQFLRNSVNTAAGLIMLPALSEELIAKPITTVANDPKPVYMAPRIKFSVIGMNHGHIYGQVEAVTRGGGELVSFYAKEEDLSAVFAKRYPNAKKAASEAEILDDKSIQLILSAGIPDERAPLGVRVMKSGKDYMVDKPGITSLEQLAQVRKVQKETKRIYSIMYSERLENRATIKAGELIKEGAIGKVIQTIGLGPHRMNAKTRPEWFFDKKRFGGIICDIASHQFDQFLFFTGSTKAEVVASQVGNVSHPQYPKFEDFGDAMLRGNGGAGYIRVDWFTPDGLKSWGDGRLTVLGTEGFIEIRKNVDIGGRDGGNHLFLVNNKETQYVDCSKTELPYGRQLVDDVLNRTETAMSQEHCFLATELALKAQKNAQNVAALS, encoded by the coding sequence ATGAAAGATACACAGGATAACCGCCGCCAATTCCTTAGAAATTCTGTCAATACCGCCGCCGGCCTGATAATGCTGCCGGCACTCTCGGAAGAATTGATCGCGAAGCCGATCACTACCGTTGCCAACGATCCAAAACCTGTTTATATGGCTCCCAGAATTAAATTTTCCGTGATTGGAATGAACCACGGCCACATTTACGGGCAGGTCGAGGCAGTGACCCGTGGAGGTGGCGAGCTTGTTTCTTTTTACGCAAAAGAAGAGGACTTGTCGGCGGTATTTGCCAAACGCTATCCCAATGCAAAAAAAGCGGCCAGCGAGGCGGAGATCCTGGATGATAAGAGTATTCAGCTTATTCTGAGCGCAGGCATTCCCGACGAGCGTGCACCTCTGGGTGTGCGTGTGATGAAAAGCGGGAAGGATTATATGGTCGACAAACCCGGTATTACTTCGCTGGAACAGCTGGCGCAGGTGCGCAAAGTGCAGAAGGAAACCAAACGGATCTATTCGATCATGTATAGCGAGCGGCTGGAAAACCGTGCGACGATCAAAGCCGGGGAGCTGATCAAGGAAGGTGCAATTGGTAAGGTAATACAAACCATCGGCCTTGGCCCGCACCGCATGAATGCAAAAACGCGGCCTGAATGGTTTTTTGATAAAAAACGGTTTGGCGGTATTATCTGCGACATTGCTTCTCACCAGTTTGACCAGTTCCTTTTCTTTACCGGCTCAACCAAAGCGGAAGTAGTGGCTTCCCAGGTCGGCAATGTGAGCCACCCGCAATATCCCAAATTCGAAGACTTCGGCGATGCCATGCTTCGCGGAAACGGTGGGGCCGGGTATATTCGCGTAGACTGGTTTACGCCTGACGGTCTGAAATCGTGGGGCGACGGTCGCCTGACGGTTCTGGGTACCGAGGGGTTTATTGAGATAAGAAAGAACGTGGATATAGGCGGTCGCGACGGCGGCAATCACTTGTTTCTTGTCAATAATAAAGAAACACAGTACGTGGATTGCAGCAAAACCGAACTTCCATACGGTCGTCAGTTGGTAGATGATGTACTGAACCGGACAGAAACCGCGATGTCTCAGGAACACTGCTTTTTAGCCACCGAGCTTGCCTTGAAAGCGCAGAAGAATGCGCAGAATGTGGCTGCTTTGAGCTAA
- a CDS encoding DUF481 domain-containing protein: MKKSTRHRFVKLAAFFLLFCSSSVLAQQTGDSLKILPADSVTAPRPDTTVRPRQVLIDTVRYRFIGDGNFTRGNVNRSLMVLRAELIFSGPLINIASNPRFTYGKQNGVLAERDSYVDVFVDVFKKSRTYAFGLGVLENSNLRRIVLRQMAGAGVGYRLLKTKTNDLSLTNAILYESTNFEEINTVTTIRNSFRVKGKHSLIQDKIRFNHITFIQPALNDISNLRWNTILSVELPLNKWVTLRTSFENSFESVVEATRKRNDSRITFGISVGNK; encoded by the coding sequence ATGAAAAAATCGACACGCCACCGTTTTGTAAAGCTTGCCGCTTTCTTTTTACTATTTTGTTCATCCTCTGTTTTAGCCCAGCAAACAGGCGATTCACTCAAAATCCTGCCGGCCGATTCGGTAACGGCGCCTCGGCCGGACACCACAGTCAGGCCGAGGCAGGTACTGATTGACACGGTCCGCTACCGGTTTATCGGCGATGGTAATTTTACCAGGGGAAATGTCAACCGCAGTCTGATGGTGCTGCGCGCGGAGCTGATTTTCAGCGGACCGTTGATTAATATAGCATCTAACCCCAGGTTTACCTATGGTAAGCAAAATGGTGTCCTGGCCGAGCGCGATAGTTACGTCGACGTTTTCGTGGATGTTTTCAAGAAAAGCCGGACTTACGCTTTCGGACTTGGCGTTTTGGAAAACAGCAACCTTCGCCGCATCGTATTGCGGCAAATGGCCGGTGCGGGGGTAGGTTACAGGCTTTTAAAAACCAAAACAAATGACCTGAGCCTCACCAATGCAATTTTATACGAGTCGACCAATTTCGAAGAGATCAACACCGTTACCACGATCCGTAACTCGTTTCGCGTAAAAGGCAAGCATTCCCTGATCCAGGATAAGATCCGTTTTAACCACATTACATTTATTCAGCCAGCGCTCAACGATATTTCCAATTTGCGATGGAACACCATTTTGTCGGTGGAACTGCCGCTCAACAAATGGGTTACGCTGCGTACGAGCTTTGAAAATTCCTTTGAAAGTGTAGTGGAAGCGACCCGCAAACGAAACGACTCCCGCATTACCTTCGGCATCTCTGTCGGCAATAAGTAG
- a CDS encoding RpiB/LacA/LacB family sugar-phosphate isomerase — protein MKIGIAADHGGYELKESLKAFLQEKGYSIKDFGAFTLDNQDDYPDFVIPLAQAIVAGEVERGIAVCGSGVGASVAANKVQGVRAALINDHFSAHQGVEDDNLNLLCLGGRVTGNMAAQELVAAFLDAKFTGAERHVRRLGKVKALEKNS, from the coding sequence ATGAAAATCGGAATAGCAGCAGACCACGGCGGGTATGAGTTGAAGGAATCCCTGAAAGCATTTTTGCAGGAAAAGGGATATTCAATCAAAGATTTCGGTGCTTTCACGTTGGACAACCAGGACGATTATCCCGACTTTGTGATCCCGCTGGCGCAGGCAATCGTGGCCGGCGAGGTAGAAAGAGGTATCGCCGTATGTGGCAGTGGGGTAGGTGCCTCGGTAGCCGCCAACAAAGTCCAGGGCGTACGGGCAGCGCTGATCAACGATCATTTCTCGGCGCACCAGGGTGTGGAGGATGACAACCTTAACCTGCTTTGTCTGGGTGGGAGAGTTACGGGTAATATGGCTGCGCAAGAGCTTGTTGCAGCATTTTTAGACGCAAAATTTACAGGTGCCGAGCGACATGTACGCCGGCTGGGGAAAGTGAAGGCATTGGAAAAAAACAGCTAA